One genomic window of Paenisporosarcina antarctica includes the following:
- a CDS encoding extracellular solute-binding protein, with translation MKKNLLVMMLVFLLTILAACAPDRAEETTPDDDGEDGTEVTEEAKPEKLVIWEDIDKSKDWLPAAIASFEKEHGIKVEFKELNMADKIRDQLRLDGPSGSAPDVVTLPHDQIGQVVIEGLIQEITVDDTVLKTYSESSVTAQMYDGKLYGLPKATETPVLIYNKALMEEAPKTMDELYAFSKDFTKGDNYGFLALWDNFYFAHGAIAGMGGYVFNESSEGLDRDDIGLNNEGAAEGAAYIQQWYKEGLFPKGIIGDSGGAAMDGLFNEGKVAAVMNGPWAFQGMRDAGIDIGIAPMPILPNGEQVKTFMGVKGWHVTEFTENPYWATKLIEHLSNDENSKARFEAVSEIPANVALVDDPIIADNEGAKAVAVQSQYAVPMPNIPEMAEVWGPMATALQTLATGKAQPQEALDEAVKSITTNIETNHPAK, from the coding sequence ATGAAAAAGAATTTATTAGTGATGATGCTTGTGTTTTTACTGACAATTTTAGCGGCTTGTGCACCTGATCGTGCAGAAGAAACTACACCAGATGACGATGGAGAAGATGGTACAGAAGTGACTGAAGAGGCTAAACCTGAAAAATTGGTTATTTGGGAAGATATAGACAAGAGTAAAGATTGGCTACCTGCTGCTATAGCTTCGTTTGAAAAAGAGCATGGTATTAAAGTTGAATTTAAGGAATTAAACATGGCGGATAAAATCCGTGATCAATTACGTCTTGATGGTCCATCAGGAAGTGCACCAGACGTAGTGACTCTTCCACATGATCAAATCGGTCAAGTAGTTATTGAAGGGCTTATCCAAGAAATTACTGTAGATGATACAGTGTTAAAAACATACAGCGAGTCATCAGTAACTGCTCAAATGTATGATGGGAAATTATACGGTCTACCGAAAGCAACGGAAACACCAGTTTTAATTTATAATAAAGCGCTGATGGAAGAAGCTCCAAAAACAATGGATGAACTTTACGCATTCTCTAAAGATTTCACTAAAGGCGATAACTATGGTTTCCTTGCACTTTGGGATAACTTCTACTTCGCACACGGTGCAATTGCAGGTATGGGTGGATATGTATTCAATGAATCATCTGAAGGTTTAGACCGTGACGATATCGGATTAAATAATGAAGGCGCAGCAGAAGGAGCGGCTTACATTCAACAATGGTACAAAGAAGGATTATTCCCTAAAGGTATAATTGGTGATAGTGGTGGCGCAGCTATGGACGGATTATTTAACGAAGGTAAAGTTGCAGCAGTCATGAATGGACCTTGGGCGTTCCAAGGTATGCGTGATGCAGGAATTGATATCGGTATTGCTCCGATGCCAATATTGCCTAACGGAGAGCAAGTAAAGACCTTCATGGGCGTTAAAGGATGGCATGTAACTGAATTCACAGAAAATCCTTATTGGGCAACCAAATTAATTGAACACTTATCAAACGATGAAAACTCAAAAGCTCGTTTTGAGGCAGTTTCTGAGATTCCGGCAAACGTTGCATTAGTTGATGATCCAATTATTGCTGACAATGAAGGTGCAAAAGCAGTAGCAGTGCAATCTCAATACGCTGTACCAATGCCAAACATTCCTGAAATGGCTGAAGTTTGGGGACCAATGGCAACAGCACTTCAAACTTTGGCTACTGGTAAAGCACAGCCACAAGAAGCTTTAGACGAAGCTGTAAAATCAATTACAACTAATATCGAAACAAATCACCCAGCTAAATAA
- a CDS encoding carbohydrate ABC transporter permease — MENLQTTTNHRRNALLLSIIPGFGQFYNKQFLKGLIFLIFSSSFGFVFFEMIGEGFWGIVTLGEIPKLDHSVFLLIDGIIAIIITIMGLAIYSFNLYDAYQNGKKRDLGIAVNSVRKQYHNLIDNGFPYLMITPGFFLLIFVVIFPILFVLLLAFTNYDLYHSPPNNLVDWIGFQNFVDIFRLEIWRTTFFSVLAWTVVWTFGATTLQVALGIFLAILVNQKDLKGKAIIRTIMILPWAVPAFITILIFSGMFNETFGVINRSILPFIGMEGIPWMTNEMWTRIALIMIQTWLGFPFIFAMTTGVLQSIPDELYEAATVDGASIMQKFFSITLPLVIFATAPILITQYTFNFNNFNVIFLFNGGGPAIPGQNAGGTDILISWIYRLTMTSAQYGKAAAVTMILSIIVISVALWQFKRTKSFQEEDMM; from the coding sequence ATGGAAAACTTACAAACCACAACAAATCATCGAAGAAACGCTTTACTGCTATCCATCATTCCAGGATTCGGTCAATTTTATAATAAGCAGTTTTTAAAAGGGTTGATATTTCTCATCTTTTCTTCTTCATTTGGATTTGTTTTTTTCGAAATGATTGGAGAAGGCTTTTGGGGGATTGTGACTTTAGGCGAGATTCCTAAGTTAGATCATTCCGTTTTCCTTTTGATTGATGGAATAATTGCCATTATCATTACGATTATGGGTCTCGCAATTTATTCTTTTAATCTTTACGATGCTTATCAGAATGGGAAAAAACGTGACTTAGGTATTGCCGTCAACTCGGTTCGAAAACAATACCATAATTTAATTGATAATGGTTTTCCATATTTAATGATTACACCTGGCTTCTTTTTATTAATCTTCGTAGTCATTTTCCCTATATTATTTGTATTACTACTAGCATTTACGAATTATGATCTATATCATTCCCCACCAAATAATTTGGTGGATTGGATTGGTTTCCAAAACTTTGTTGATATATTTAGACTTGAAATTTGGCGTACTACATTCTTTTCCGTGCTGGCATGGACTGTTGTATGGACTTTTGGTGCAACGACTCTACAAGTTGCACTTGGTATTTTCTTGGCGATTTTAGTAAATCAAAAGGATTTAAAAGGAAAAGCTATCATTCGAACAATTATGATTTTGCCATGGGCAGTTCCTGCATTTATCACCATATTAATTTTCTCTGGAATGTTTAATGAGACATTCGGGGTCATTAATCGATCGATATTACCGTTTATTGGTATGGAAGGAATACCTTGGATGACGAATGAAATGTGGACGCGCATTGCGTTAATTATGATTCAAACATGGCTTGGTTTCCCATTCATCTTTGCCATGACAACGGGTGTACTACAATCTATTCCAGATGAATTGTATGAGGCAGCAACAGTTGATGGGGCTTCCATTATGCAAAAGTTTTTCTCAATTACTTTGCCGCTTGTTATATTTGCAACCGCGCCAATACTAATTACCCAATACACCTTTAACTTTAATAACTTCAATGTTATTTTCTTATTTAATGGTGGTGGACCAGCAATACCAGGACAAAATGCAGGTGGAACTGACATTTTAATTTCTTGGATTTATCGTTTAACCATGACAAGTGCACAATATGGAAAAGCTGCTGCAGTTACCATGATTCTGTCCATCATTGTTATATCAGTTGCGCTATGGCAATTTAAGAGAACCAAGTCATTCCAAGAGGAGGATATGATGTAA
- a CDS encoding sugar ABC transporter permease codes for MSNKKSRLIRLTISYIIILAMVFIIIYPLLWVVGSSLNPGQSLSGSKMFPNNPSLVHYKYLFNLENSNYLLWYWNSMKISVITMVLSVISVSFTAYAFSRYRFIGRKNGLLTFLILQMIPNFAALIAIYVLANRTGLIDTHIGLILVYVGGSIPMNTWLMKGYLDTIPKELDESAKMDGAGHFRIFFQIVMPLAKPIIAVVALFSFIAPLGDFILARILLRDEEKFTLAVGLYELVAKQFGNEFTKFAAGSVLIAIPIAILFLMFQKYFVSGLTAGGTKG; via the coding sequence ATGAGCAATAAAAAAAGTAGATTAATCCGACTCACAATTTCTTATATCATTATTTTAGCGATGGTTTTCATCATTATTTATCCTTTACTTTGGGTAGTTGGTTCATCATTAAACCCAGGACAAAGCTTATCTGGCTCGAAAATGTTCCCGAATAACCCATCACTCGTGCATTATAAATACTTGTTTAATCTAGAAAATTCTAATTATCTGCTATGGTATTGGAATTCTATGAAGATTAGTGTTATTACGATGGTATTATCTGTTATTTCTGTATCATTTACGGCATATGCATTCTCTCGATATCGTTTTATTGGAAGAAAAAACGGCTTATTAACTTTTCTAATATTACAGATGATCCCAAACTTCGCTGCTTTAATTGCTATTTACGTATTAGCCAATCGTACAGGCTTAATTGATACACATATTGGTTTAATTTTGGTTTACGTTGGTGGATCTATACCGATGAATACTTGGCTAATGAAAGGATACTTAGATACGATACCAAAAGAACTAGACGAATCAGCAAAAATGGATGGCGCAGGACATTTTCGTATCTTCTTCCAAATTGTCATGCCTCTAGCAAAACCAATTATTGCGGTTGTAGCTTTGTTCTCGTTCATCGCCCCGTTAGGAGATTTCATTCTTGCAAGAATTTTGTTACGAGATGAAGAAAAATTCACTCTAGCAGTTGGATTATATGAATTAGTTGCTAAGCAATTTGGTAATGAATTTACGAAGTTTGCAGCAGGTTCGGTATTAATTGCCATACCAATTGCCATTCTTTTCTTAATGTTCCAAAAATATTTCGTATCGGGTTTGACCGCAGGTGGTACAAAAGGATAA
- a CDS encoding alpha-amylase family glycosyl hydrolase: MIYRFNNEDSSNGFKVNAADQKAYSGGDFKGITGKLDYISEMGFTAIWLTPVFDKEEKGYHEYWINDFYEREEHFGTIEVLGGSLA; this comes from the coding sequence ATGATTTACCGTTTTAATAATGAAGATAGTTCGAACGGTTTTAAAGTAAATGCTGCAGACCAAAAGGCATATAGTGGTGGGGATTTTAAAGGAATCACCGGCAAACTTGATTATATAAGTGAAATGGGATTCACAGCGATTTGGTTGACACCTGTATTCGATAAAGAAGAAAAAGGGTATCATGAATATTGGATTAATGACTTTTATGAGAGGGAAGAGCACTTCGGAACAATAGAAGTATTGGGGGGAAGTCTAGCATAA